The Eleutherodactylus coqui strain aEleCoq1 chromosome 13, aEleCoq1.hap1, whole genome shotgun sequence genome includes a window with the following:
- the LOC136588108 gene encoding gastrula zinc finger protein XlCGF48.2-like — protein MDKERSCMTENILELTLKIIYLLTGEDYGPMKKSRKHGVSSGPPSVSGGCCGGLSPIADTPSKVSRHKRNNDWRILNLASKIIELLSREVSAKYKDEDEHGDSSVEDGGHSGRCTNLNRTETRHSRTLPDFTGDTEISRGSPSPVSLHDSMADHTIAITTGTVKCSSDLQDIDSPENTMETSALCEEQYPSKTLISTHTAYTQYSHPCVQEGSASCGTKSIAEGDHHSEHSPYTYTHAKEESTSDEAQNLKDSEICTDPKRFADVYAPLDHNGKSAFSHVKEEPVSGDEENLMDHPLPSWIYTKSDSKLKKKDPMCFICVECGKNFPYKSHLLRHQKIHMEERPYSCPECGKSFKLNSNLLSHQRIHSGQRPFSCSQCGKCFISKSELVKHQRIHTGEKPYPCLECGRRFSRISNLIDHNKIHTGERPHCCSECGKCFRRHSNLQSHQKTHTIDKVYSCPECSTCFFTSSELLKHQNAHSEGNSISPLNTVSVI, from the exons ATGGACAAGGAAAGAAGTTGCATGACTGAGAACATATTAGAACTTACCTTGAAGATCATATATCTGTTAACTGGGGAG GATTATGGGCCAATGAAGAAGTCCAGGAAGCATGGGGTCTCTAGTGGTCCACCTAGCGTGTCGGGAGGATGCTGCGGCGGTCTGAGCCCCATCGCAGATACTCCATCTAAGGTGTCTAGACACAAAAGAAATAATGACTGGAGGATCCTAAACCTCGCCAGCAAGATCATAGAGCTGCTGTCCCGGGAG GTCTCCGCAAAGTATAAAGATGAAGATGAACATGGTGACTCTTCAGTGGAGGACGGGGGACATTCGGGAAGATGCACCAATCTTAACAGGACGGAGACTCGCCACAGCCGCACTTTACCAG ATTTCACTGGTGATACAGAAATATCCAGAGGGTCTCCTTCCCCCGTTTCTTTGCACGATAGTATGGCTGACCACACTATTGCTATAACCACAGGGACAGTGAAGTGCTCATCAGATCTCCAAGATATTGACAGTCCTGAGAACACTATGGAGACTTCTGCTCTATGTGAAGAACAATATCCCTCCAAGACCTTGATATCCACACATACAGCATATACTCAGTACTCGCATCCTTGTGTGCAGGAGGGTTCAGCCTCATGTGGCACAAAGAGTATCGCTGAAGGCGACCACCACAGCGAACATTCACCGTACACGTATACTCATGCTAAAGAAGAATCCACGTCGGATGAAGCACAAAATCTCAAGGACTCTGAAATCTGCACAGATCCCAAACGATTCGCCGATGTTTACGCACCTTTAGATCACAACGGTAAATCTGCATTTTCTCATGTTAAGGAGGAACCAGTCTCAGGAGATGAAGAGAATCTCATGGACCATCCATTACCATCGTGGATTTATACAAAAAGTGACAGCAAACTTAAAAAGAAAGATCCCATGTGTTTCATATGCGTAGAATGTGGAAAGAATTTTCCGTACAAGTCGCATCTCCTTCGCCATCAGAAGATTCACATGGAAGAAAGACCGTATTCATGCCCTGAATGTGGCAAAAGCTTTAAGTTGAATTCCAATCTTCTAAGTCATCAACGCATCCACAGCGGACAGCGGCCCTTCTCTTGTTCCCAGTGTGGAAAGTGTTTTATCAGCAAGTCTGAActggttaaacatcagagaatccaCACCGGGGAAAAACCATACCCTTGCTTAGAATGCGGAAGACGGTTTTCAAGAATATCAAATCTTATTGACCACAATAAAATCCACACTGGTGAAAGGCCTCACTGCTGTTCGGAGTGTGGCAAGTGTTTCCGGCGTCATTCCAACCTGCAGAGTCACCAGAAGACTCACACCATTGATAAAGTGTATTCCTGCCCAGAATGTTCCACATGTTTTTTCACCAGCTCTGAATTACTGAAACATCAGAATGCTCACTCGGAAGGAAACAGTATTTCTCCACTGAACACAGTCAGTGTTATATAA